Proteins from a single region of Haloterrigena alkaliphila:
- a CDS encoding alpha-ketoacid dehydrogenase subunit beta: protein MNATIVEAVNDALHEEMTNDDRTLVFGQDVAESGGVFRATDGLKEEFGGERVLDTPLSEIAIVGSAVGLATHGFRPIAEIQFSGFLPPAFDQLVTNASRIRWRTRGELSAPMVVRTPYGAGVRALEHHSESLEAAYGHIPGLKVAIPSTPHDAKGMLVSAIRDPDPVLFMEPKHVYRSFREEIDEGTYTEPLGKAAVRREGSDLTVISWGAMMHKTLEAVDNLDVDAEVIDLRTISPFDKETVTESVEKTGRCVVVHEAAKTGGFAAEIVASINDEVLMYLEAPIERVTGFDVPVPLLSMEDFYIPHPPRIEEAIKDTVAY from the coding sequence ATGAACGCGACAATCGTCGAAGCAGTCAACGACGCACTACACGAGGAGATGACGAACGACGACCGAACGCTGGTCTTCGGGCAGGACGTCGCCGAGTCCGGCGGCGTGTTCCGCGCGACCGACGGCCTGAAAGAGGAGTTCGGCGGGGAGCGGGTGCTGGACACGCCGCTGTCGGAGATCGCGATCGTCGGCTCGGCCGTCGGGCTGGCGACCCACGGCTTCCGTCCGATCGCGGAGATCCAGTTCTCCGGCTTCCTGCCGCCGGCGTTCGATCAACTGGTCACCAACGCCAGCCGCATCCGGTGGCGCACCCGCGGGGAACTCTCGGCCCCGATGGTCGTCCGGACGCCCTACGGTGCCGGCGTGCGCGCGCTGGAACACCACTCCGAGAGCCTCGAGGCGGCCTACGGCCACATTCCCGGCCTCAAGGTGGCGATCCCCTCGACACCCCACGACGCCAAGGGGATGCTCGTCAGCGCCATCCGGGACCCCGACCCGGTGCTGTTCATGGAGCCCAAGCACGTCTACCGCTCCTTCAGAGAGGAGATCGACGAGGGCACCTACACCGAACCGCTCGGGAAGGCCGCCGTTCGCCGCGAGGGCTCGGACCTCACCGTCATCTCGTGGGGCGCGATGATGCACAAGACTCTCGAGGCGGTCGACAACCTGGACGTCGACGCCGAGGTGATCGACCTGCGGACGATCTCCCCCTTCGACAAGGAGACCGTCACGGAGTCGGTCGAGAAGACCGGTCGCTGCGTCGTCGTCCACGAGGCGGCCAAGACTGGCGGCTTCGCCGCCGAAATCGTCGCCTCGATCAACGACGAGGTGCTGATGTACCTCGAGGCGCCGATCGAGCGCGTGACCGGGTTCGACGTCCCCGTCCCGCTGCTGTCGATGGAGGACTTCTACATCCCGCACCCGCCGCGGATCGAGGAAGCGATCAAAGACACCGTCGCGTACTGA
- a CDS encoding Bug family tripartite tricarboxylate transporter substrate binding protein, with amino-acid sequence MFSRRSYVTAAGSIGTGLLAGCLGGDSGGEYPSDQFHVIISWGQGGGTDIYTRQIWQEIADNHDVGVQFENIEGAAGMQGLSRIYSADPDGYTLGPINSPDVAQFLIQEPGFSVGDYSYIGGYTRDVWVLVSNPDAGLDDFGAIADAYESGDIEAIGGQPTGSPSHILAETMKGRLDIQWENFIAYNGSGPVLEAVASGEVPVGIVTETAAEDAQSQVTVNTALHSDGSGVFPDLPTYTDAGYDPEIDFMGGFMRAFIAPPDLPDDQLQTLTDSLEETLQSDAMAEWSEETGNDVQFISPDEAVSVMEENEEAIPENVDLEELQ; translated from the coding sequence ATGTTCAGTAGGCGGTCGTATGTCACGGCTGCGGGTAGTATCGGGACTGGGTTGCTCGCCGGTTGTCTCGGCGGCGACAGCGGTGGAGAATACCCCAGCGATCAGTTCCACGTCATCATCTCGTGGGGACAGGGCGGCGGGACCGACATCTACACGCGACAGATCTGGCAGGAAATCGCGGACAACCACGACGTGGGTGTACAGTTCGAAAACATCGAAGGCGCGGCGGGAATGCAGGGACTGAGTCGGATTTACAGCGCCGATCCGGACGGCTACACCCTCGGTCCTATCAACTCGCCCGACGTGGCCCAGTTCCTCATCCAGGAACCCGGATTCAGCGTCGGCGATTACAGCTACATCGGCGGTTACACGCGGGACGTCTGGGTGCTCGTCTCGAACCCGGACGCTGGGTTGGACGACTTCGGAGCGATCGCCGACGCGTACGAGAGCGGCGACATCGAGGCGATCGGGGGCCAGCCGACGGGTTCTCCAAGCCACATCCTCGCCGAGACGATGAAGGGACGACTCGACATTCAGTGGGAGAACTTCATTGCGTACAACGGGAGCGGTCCCGTCCTCGAGGCAGTTGCCAGCGGCGAGGTTCCAGTCGGGATCGTCACCGAGACGGCCGCCGAAGACGCCCAGAGTCAGGTCACCGTGAACACCGCGTTACACAGCGACGGGAGCGGCGTGTTCCCCGACCTGCCGACGTACACCGACGCCGGCTATGATCCCGAGATCGACTTCATGGGTGGCTTCATGCGTGCGTTCATCGCGCCGCCGGACCTGCCGGACGATCAGCTCCAGACCCTGACCGATAGCCTCGAAGAGACGCTCCAGAGCGACGCGATGGCGGAGTGGAGCGAGGAGACGGGCAACGACGTCCAGTTCATCAGTCCCGACGAGGCGGTCTCGGTCATGGAGGAGAACGAGGAAGCGATCCCCGAGAACGTCGACCTCGAAGAACTGCAATAG
- a CDS encoding Rieske (2Fe-2S) protein: MSDDGRVEVAPVSDFDDGEARIINVGRAEVGVIKANDEFYALRNQCPHDGGPVCKGQVEPRLVGEWPGPGNRVEQEYSDECIISCPWHGWSFDVETGKHIGDDSYIVPTYDVVVEDGIVYVNTE, encoded by the coding sequence ATGAGCGACGACGGTCGCGTCGAGGTCGCACCGGTGAGCGACTTCGACGACGGCGAAGCAAGAATCATCAACGTCGGTCGCGCCGAGGTCGGCGTCATCAAGGCGAACGACGAGTTCTACGCGCTCCGCAATCAGTGTCCGCACGACGGCGGCCCCGTCTGCAAGGGACAGGTCGAACCCCGACTCGTCGGCGAGTGGCCCGGCCCCGGGAACCGCGTCGAACAGGAGTACAGCGACGAGTGTATCATCTCCTGTCCGTGGCACGGCTGGTCGTTCGACGTCGAGACCGGGAAACACATCGGCGACGACAGCTACATCGTGCCGACCTACGACGTCGTCGTCGAGGACGGCATCGTCTACGTCAACACCGAGTAA
- a CDS encoding tripartite tricarboxylate transporter permease, whose product MIGSSLTGAIDILFTGTTLGWLLVGVLLGIVIGAIPGLGPNLGLAIVLPLTVRLSGPDAIILLISIYSGAMYGGSIAAILINTPGTAAAAATTLDGYQMTRQGRAMDALSISATASAVGGLFAIVTLILLTPYLTTLVLLFGSPEYFLIALFGIALITVVARGSLVKGLTAGAFGLLLSTIGFPIAVGQPRYTFDTMLLFDGLNFVAVLIGIFAIGEMIKLAGERGGIARDGVDMDGSVFSGVVDVLRAPITTIKSGYIGMFIGAIPGSGASIANFVSYAETVRSGSGDEEYGSGNHRGVIASEAANNGTVAGSLIPTFSFGIPGSGSTAILLGGLMMHGLNPGPELFTTNIDITYSVFLSLLIGNIVILAVGLFFITKTSYVTAVNSNYLIPLVIVFSTLGSLGLRGNWLDVFTVLFFGVFGFFLMTYDYSIIAFVLGIILGPIAEENLIRSLQLSDGSLMIFVNEPIPLLLTLMTVTLVGLPLLKALASPFRRYVASAR is encoded by the coding sequence ATGATCGGGAGCAGCCTCACCGGCGCGATCGATATCCTCTTCACGGGGACGACGTTGGGCTGGCTGCTCGTCGGCGTACTCCTGGGAATCGTGATCGGTGCGATACCCGGGCTGGGCCCCAACCTCGGGTTAGCGATCGTGCTCCCGTTGACGGTCCGTCTGAGCGGACCCGACGCAATCATCCTGCTAATAAGCATCTACAGCGGCGCGATGTACGGCGGCAGCATCGCGGCGATCCTGATCAACACCCCGGGGACGGCGGCGGCCGCGGCCACGACGCTCGACGGCTACCAGATGACGCGACAGGGCCGCGCGATGGACGCGCTCTCAATCTCGGCGACGGCGTCGGCGGTCGGCGGGCTGTTTGCGATCGTCACGCTGATCCTGCTGACGCCCTATCTGACGACGCTCGTCCTCCTCTTCGGGTCGCCCGAGTACTTCCTGATCGCGCTCTTCGGGATTGCGTTGATCACCGTCGTCGCGCGCGGCTCGCTCGTCAAGGGTCTCACCGCCGGCGCGTTCGGCTTGCTCCTCTCGACGATCGGCTTCCCGATCGCCGTCGGACAGCCGCGGTACACCTTTGACACGATGTTGCTCTTCGACGGGTTGAACTTCGTCGCGGTCCTGATCGGTATCTTCGCCATCGGCGAGATGATCAAGCTCGCTGGCGAGCGCGGCGGGATCGCCAGAGACGGCGTCGACATGGACGGCAGCGTGTTCTCCGGTGTCGTCGATGTGTTGCGGGCGCCGATCACGACGATAAAGTCCGGATACATCGGGATGTTCATCGGGGCGATTCCCGGTTCCGGCGCCTCTATCGCGAACTTCGTCTCCTACGCGGAAACGGTCCGGAGCGGCAGCGGTGACGAGGAGTACGGCTCCGGGAACCACCGCGGGGTCATCGCCTCGGAAGCGGCGAACAACGGAACGGTCGCCGGCTCGCTGATTCCGACGTTCTCGTTCGGCATCCCGGGGAGCGGATCGACCGCGATCCTGCTCGGCGGGCTGATGATGCACGGACTGAACCCGGGACCGGAGCTGTTCACGACGAACATCGACATCACCTACAGCGTGTTCCTATCGCTGCTGATTGGCAACATCGTCATCCTCGCCGTCGGGCTCTTCTTCATCACGAAGACCTCGTACGTCACCGCGGTGAACTCCAACTACCTCATTCCGCTCGTGATCGTATTCTCCACCCTTGGCTCCCTCGGACTTCGGGGGAACTGGCTCGACGTCTTCACCGTCCTGTTCTTCGGCGTGTTCGGGTTCTTCCTGATGACATACGATTACTCGATCATCGCGTTCGTCCTCGGGATCATTCTCGGCCCGATCGCGGAGGAGAACCTCATTCGCTCGCTACAGTTGTCGGACGGCTCACTGATGATATTCGTCAACGAGCCGATCCCGCTGCTCCTGACGCTGATGACGGTTACCCTCGTCGGGCTTCCCCTCCTGAAAGCGCTCGCGTCGCCGTTCCGACGGTACGTGGCGAGTGCCAGGTGA
- a CDS encoding tripartite tricarboxylate transporter TctB family protein, with translation MLVGILVVSSYMLVESFAFSYQVAIFPRFTAIATICGALLLLARGYLPESVRNAVDDSGSMFDYEEDELVESEEAVTSRAERDGEHEDASPHAERQQAILVGLLAGYGVVGYAIGLVLATPLFVIAYSALFGIRKRIAAVLLGVAIAIALSFDYILPVDLMQGGL, from the coding sequence ATGCTCGTCGGCATACTCGTGGTCTCGAGCTACATGCTCGTCGAGTCGTTCGCGTTTTCCTACCAGGTCGCCATCTTTCCCCGCTTCACCGCGATCGCGACGATCTGCGGCGCCCTCCTGTTGCTCGCACGGGGGTATCTCCCCGAATCGGTACGGAACGCTGTCGACGACTCGGGCTCGATGTTCGATTACGAGGAAGACGAACTCGTCGAGTCCGAGGAGGCGGTCACCTCGCGAGCGGAGCGAGACGGCGAGCACGAGGACGCGTCGCCACACGCCGAGCGGCAGCAAGCGATACTCGTCGGCCTGTTGGCCGGATACGGAGTCGTCGGCTACGCCATCGGCCTCGTGCTGGCGACGCCGCTGTTCGTGATCGCGTACTCGGCGCTCTTCGGCATCCGAAAGCGGATTGCGGCGGTATTGCTCGGCGTGGCGATCGCGATCGCCCTCTCGTTCGACTACATCCTGCCGGTCGACCTGATGCAGGGTGGGTTGTAG
- the pdhA gene encoding pyruvate dehydrogenase (acetyl-transferring) E1 component subunit alpha — translation MDDSLRSVPPESVDVGVDPLSQGDLEIETYQVVRPDGTYDSDRVPDIDDEALCDLYRWMLLQRVYDNRATKLQRRGKLGTVASGRGQEASIVGSGYALSDDDWIFPYGREAAALLMHGLSMRDLLLYWRGIEDASRMEGANVFGLAISIGSHIPLATGKAWGMQLEGEDSIAFANLGDGATSTGAFHEGMNFAGVLGAPAVFFCQNNQYAISLPFDEQTNANTVAQKALAYGVDGIRVDGNDVLAVYNAMSTARERALEGNPVLVEAVTYRRGAHTTSDDPTRYREDEEVEEWKDRDPLERYQAFLEQTGRWDAIDEEAIREDVEEEFSAAVDAADAFEERGIEEIFAHLHEEMPPELEHQLEEFRELLEERPDMYDYIERRPKG, via the coding sequence ATGGACGATAGTCTCCGATCGGTCCCCCCCGAGTCGGTCGACGTCGGCGTCGACCCGCTCTCGCAGGGGGACCTCGAGATCGAAACGTACCAGGTCGTCCGTCCGGACGGGACGTACGATTCGGACCGGGTACCGGACATCGACGACGAGGCGCTCTGCGATCTCTACCGGTGGATGCTTCTGCAGCGCGTCTACGACAATCGCGCGACGAAACTCCAGCGACGCGGGAAACTCGGAACGGTCGCCTCCGGACGCGGCCAGGAAGCCAGCATCGTCGGCAGCGGCTACGCGCTGTCCGACGACGACTGGATCTTCCCGTACGGTCGGGAAGCCGCCGCGCTCCTGATGCATGGCCTGTCGATGCGCGACCTGCTGCTGTACTGGCGTGGCATCGAGGACGCTTCGCGGATGGAGGGGGCCAACGTCTTCGGTCTCGCCATCTCGATCGGCTCGCACATCCCGCTCGCGACCGGCAAGGCGTGGGGGATGCAACTCGAGGGCGAGGACTCGATCGCCTTCGCGAACCTCGGGGACGGGGCGACCTCGACGGGCGCGTTCCACGAGGGGATGAACTTCGCCGGCGTGCTCGGCGCCCCGGCGGTGTTCTTCTGCCAGAACAACCAGTACGCGATCTCCCTGCCGTTCGACGAGCAGACGAACGCGAACACGGTGGCCCAGAAGGCCCTGGCCTACGGCGTCGACGGGATCCGCGTCGACGGCAACGACGTGCTCGCGGTGTACAACGCGATGTCGACGGCGCGGGAACGCGCGCTCGAGGGCAACCCGGTCCTCGTCGAAGCGGTCACGTACCGCCGCGGCGCCCACACGACGAGCGACGACCCGACGCGGTACCGCGAAGACGAGGAGGTCGAGGAGTGGAAGGACCGCGACCCGCTCGAGCGCTACCAGGCGTTCCTCGAGCAGACCGGGCGGTGGGATGCCATCGACGAGGAGGCGATCCGCGAGGACGTCGAGGAGGAGTTCTCGGCGGCCGTCGACGCCGCCGACGCCTTCGAGGAACGCGGCATCGAGGAGATCTTCGCCCACCTCCACGAGGAGATGCCGCCGGAACTGGAACACCAGCTCGAGGAGTTCCGCGAACTGCTGGAGGAGCGACCGGACATGTACGACTACATCGAACGACGGCCCAAGGGGTAA
- a CDS encoding LUD domain-containing protein, producing MVADITERFASSMAAANVESTRVEAAAFEAALEEVVESPAVGAPLGIEGVSLEDTAVTVPPTPRLLMDAETGVTRVHGGIAEYGTFVIQSDAEGTEPVSLYPRTHVGVVRASDLHEDVESVAAWLDEEFDAGRDSAILATGASATGDMGEIVRGVHGPQTVHAIVITDR from the coding sequence ATGGTAGCGGATATCACAGAACGTTTCGCATCGTCGATGGCGGCCGCGAACGTCGAGTCCACGCGCGTCGAGGCGGCGGCGTTCGAGGCGGCCCTCGAGGAGGTAGTCGAATCGCCGGCCGTCGGTGCGCCACTCGGGATCGAGGGCGTCTCCCTCGAGGACACCGCGGTGACCGTCCCGCCGACGCCGCGACTGCTCATGGACGCCGAGACCGGCGTGACGCGCGTGCACGGCGGAATCGCAGAGTACGGCACGTTCGTGATCCAGTCGGACGCAGAGGGAACCGAACCGGTGAGCCTGTACCCGCGGACGCACGTCGGCGTCGTTCGCGCGAGCGACCTCCACGAGGACGTCGAGTCGGTCGCCGCGTGGCTCGACGAGGAGTTCGACGCGGGCCGCGATTCCGCGATTCTGGCGACCGGCGCCAGCGCGACCGGGGATATGGGCGAAATTGTCCGCGGCGTCCACGGCCCGCAAACCGTCCACGCCATCGTCATCACGGATCGTTAA
- a CDS encoding aminopeptidase → MSLVEEIEGARIIADRIANVQPDEHVLIVGDWRSDAVTERLAAAVHTLDAEASVALMAPREYDGNEPPETVAAAMGEADVIILVPTRAIAHSAAANRALEEGGRVVAMAKLSLEQLRADGLRVDFEELAPKVREMGDLFSSAETARLTAPNGTDVTFALGGRGGNGLTCTVAEPGDFTVAYCAEANVTPVAEGTNGRIVFDGSIPNLGIGMLEDDIVVEIEDGSVTSIDGGQEAQKVERIWAEYDDPAVRQAAELAVGMNPKCTELDGGFINDHGVFGTVHVGFGTSSNLGGETRTPLHFDITLQSATLELDGETVLEDREFKIPAVDAR, encoded by the coding sequence ATGAGTCTGGTCGAGGAGATCGAAGGCGCGAGAATTATCGCCGACCGTATCGCGAACGTTCAACCGGACGAGCACGTATTGATTGTCGGAGACTGGCGGTCGGACGCGGTGACGGAACGACTCGCTGCGGCCGTCCACACGCTCGACGCCGAGGCGTCGGTCGCGCTCATGGCGCCGCGGGAGTACGACGGGAACGAGCCGCCCGAGACGGTCGCCGCCGCGATGGGCGAGGCGGACGTGATAATCCTCGTTCCGACCAGGGCGATCGCCCACAGCGCGGCGGCCAATCGGGCGCTCGAAGAGGGGGGCCGGGTCGTCGCGATGGCAAAGCTGTCCCTGGAGCAACTACGCGCGGACGGACTGCGGGTCGATTTCGAGGAACTGGCGCCGAAAGTGAGGGAGATGGGCGATCTGTTCTCGTCGGCCGAGACGGCCCGGCTGACGGCGCCGAACGGGACCGACGTGACGTTTGCCCTCGGCGGGCGCGGGGGGAACGGCCTGACCTGCACCGTCGCGGAACCGGGCGATTTCACGGTCGCGTACTGCGCCGAGGCGAACGTCACGCCGGTCGCCGAGGGGACGAACGGCCGGATCGTCTTCGACGGCTCCATCCCGAACCTCGGCATCGGGATGCTCGAGGACGACATCGTGGTGGAGATCGAAGACGGGAGCGTGACGAGCATCGACGGCGGACAGGAAGCCCAGAAAGTCGAGCGGATCTGGGCCGAGTACGACGATCCGGCGGTACGTCAGGCCGCCGAACTCGCCGTCGGCATGAACCCGAAGTGTACCGAACTCGACGGCGGCTTCATCAACGATCACGGCGTGTTCGGGACCGTCCACGTCGGGTTCGGTACGAGTAGTAACCTCGGCGGCGAGACCCGGACGCCGCTGCACTTCGACATCACCCTCCAGTCGGCCACCCTCGAACTCGACGGCGAGACGGTGCTCGAGGACCGCGAGTTCAAGATTCCCGCCGTCGACGCGCGGTAA
- a CDS encoding LUD domain-containing protein, translating into MSETTTRAEKAARIRHLFQTEGEAVFENTNHINNGRYEANARTDDIEELRSTARRIKEDAIERLPELIEEIRESVEANGGTVYLADDAADANRYITEVVEDNDAESVVKSKSMTSEEIDVNEALEANDVGVYETDLGEFVLQVADEAPSHLVGPAFHKSTEEIAELFNAHFDPETPFETATDLTQFARDYVGEQIRDADVGMTGANFVFAESGTIALVTNEGNARKCAVTPETHVAVAGIEKLIPSVREFPPFAELIAKAAGGQDIATYLSLLSPPVDSPVIDFENPDEPLSGGGPEDREFHLVLIDNGRTAMREDDELRETLYCIRCGACANSCANFQHVGGHAFGGETYTGGIATGWEAGVHGQESAAEFNDLCTGCSRCVNACPVKIDIPWINTAVRDRINRGADPERFDSLVEGLTPDEEPGGLDVQKRLFGNYGTLARLGSATAPVSNWLADLGPSRALMERAFGVDRRRELPAFERTTLRDWFADREPLPSADDGDRSAVIYPDAYTNYVLVNRGKAAVRTLEALGVDVAVAPCYESGRAPLSQGMIETARTNATRVADSLEPSIEAGRDVVVIEPSDLAAFRREYDRLLPADRAENLAEHSYEIMEYVYGLLENGADAAVLEGGADVAYHSHCQQRTLGVDVYTEEVLSKLDYDVVTSDVECCGMAGSFGYKSEYYELSMEVGDTLREQFEGETDRTLVASGASCHEQLGSLFPRESVHPIELVAPR; encoded by the coding sequence ATGTCGGAAACCACCACTCGAGCGGAGAAGGCCGCGCGCATCAGACACCTCTTCCAGACCGAGGGCGAGGCGGTGTTCGAGAACACGAACCACATCAACAACGGTCGGTACGAGGCCAACGCCAGAACCGACGACATCGAAGAGCTTCGGTCGACGGCCCGCCGCATCAAAGAAGACGCCATCGAGCGCCTCCCCGAACTGATCGAGGAGATCCGCGAGAGCGTCGAAGCGAACGGCGGAACGGTCTACCTCGCCGACGACGCCGCCGACGCCAACCGCTACATCACCGAGGTCGTCGAGGACAACGACGCCGAGTCGGTCGTCAAGTCGAAGTCGATGACCAGCGAGGAGATCGACGTCAACGAGGCGCTCGAGGCGAACGACGTCGGCGTCTACGAGACCGACCTCGGTGAGTTCGTCCTGCAGGTCGCCGACGAAGCGCCCTCGCACCTCGTCGGGCCCGCGTTCCACAAGTCCACCGAGGAGATCGCCGAACTCTTCAACGCCCACTTCGATCCCGAGACGCCGTTCGAGACCGCGACGGATCTCACGCAGTTCGCGCGCGACTACGTCGGCGAGCAGATCAGGGACGCGGACGTCGGGATGACGGGTGCGAACTTCGTGTTCGCCGAGTCGGGAACCATCGCGCTCGTGACCAACGAGGGCAACGCCCGGAAGTGCGCGGTGACGCCGGAGACCCACGTCGCGGTCGCCGGCATCGAGAAGCTCATTCCGAGCGTGCGGGAGTTCCCGCCGTTCGCCGAACTCATCGCGAAGGCCGCCGGCGGCCAGGACATCGCGACCTACCTGTCGCTGCTGTCGCCGCCGGTCGATTCGCCGGTCATCGACTTCGAGAACCCCGACGAACCGCTGTCCGGCGGCGGCCCCGAAGACCGAGAGTTCCACCTCGTGCTCATCGACAACGGCCGCACGGCCATGCGCGAGGACGACGAGCTCCGGGAGACGCTGTACTGCATCCGCTGTGGCGCCTGCGCGAACTCGTGTGCGAACTTCCAGCACGTCGGCGGCCACGCCTTCGGCGGCGAGACCTACACCGGCGGCATCGCGACCGGCTGGGAGGCGGGCGTCCACGGGCAGGAGTCCGCCGCGGAGTTCAACGACCTCTGTACGGGTTGCTCTCGGTGTGTCAACGCGTGTCCGGTGAAGATCGACATTCCGTGGATCAACACGGCCGTCCGGGACCGCATCAACCGCGGCGCCGACCCCGAGCGGTTCGACTCGCTCGTGGAGGGGCTGACGCCCGACGAGGAGCCGGGGGGACTCGACGTTCAGAAGCGCCTGTTCGGCAACTACGGGACGCTCGCCCGCCTGGGCAGCGCGACGGCGCCGGTCTCGAACTGGCTGGCCGATCTCGGCCCGTCCCGGGCGCTCATGGAGCGCGCGTTCGGCGTCGACCGGCGCCGCGAGTTACCCGCGTTCGAGCGGACGACGCTCCGGGACTGGTTCGCCGACCGCGAGCCGCTCCCGTCGGCGGACGACGGCGACCGGTCGGCCGTCATCTACCCGGACGCCTACACGAACTACGTGCTGGTCAACCGCGGGAAAGCCGCCGTCAGAACGCTCGAGGCGCTCGGCGTCGACGTCGCCGTCGCACCCTGTTACGAGAGCGGCCGCGCGCCGCTCTCCCAGGGCATGATCGAGACGGCGCGGACGAACGCGACCCGCGTCGCCGACAGCCTCGAGCCGTCCATCGAGGCGGGGCGGGACGTGGTCGTCATCGAACCCTCGGATCTGGCGGCGTTTCGCCGCGAGTACGACCGGTTGCTGCCCGCCGACCGCGCCGAGAACCTCGCCGAGCACAGCTACGAGATCATGGAGTACGTCTACGGCCTGCTGGAGAACGGTGCGGACGCGGCCGTCCTCGAGGGCGGCGCCGACGTCGCCTACCACAGCCACTGCCAGCAGCGGACGCTTGGGGTGGACGTATACACGGAGGAGGTCCTCTCGAAACTGGACTACGACGTCGTGACCTCGGACGTGGAGTGTTGCGGGATGGCCGGCTCGTTCGGCTACAAGTCGGAGTACTACGAGCTCAGCATGGAGGTCGGCGACACCCTGCGCGAGCAGTTCGAGGGGGAGACCGATCGCACGCTGGTCGCCAGCGGGGCGTCCTGTCACGAACAGCTGGGATCGCTGTTCCCCCGCGAGTCCGTCCATCCGATCGAACTCGTCGCGCCGCGCTGA
- a CDS encoding amidohydrolase family protein, which produces MIDPSEHLVVDCDWHYADTFEQAAPYMPEPWKTKFQKSGWGGTGVKQNLSAFFPASTGNRFNYGKVDREFSEYPDGGDEKEDVLEGMDQLDIDATLQISHLILAMGGVRADDRRVESFVKGHVDYMLDQVLDPDEGIYGLAPMPYHDIEASMDVLDRVEDEEAIKGVVFVTAGASPPLGNRKYDPIYERCEDLGLPVVYHTGGSGLDEYVRAGYQDMIETHTLGFLESNMSQIVSVTAQGVPVKFPDLDIVFMESGVTYLPGLISRLNEEYLKRSEEAPLLEKKPGEYIADYYYGTQPLEVSARPDLLELCFDMLGTENLLYASDYPHWDFDSPSIITDLPMIDDDDRLDILGRNAAGVFDL; this is translated from the coding sequence ATGATCGATCCAAGCGAGCATCTGGTCGTCGACTGCGACTGGCACTACGCCGACACCTTCGAGCAGGCCGCGCCGTACATGCCCGAGCCCTGGAAGACCAAGTTCCAGAAGAGTGGTTGGGGCGGGACGGGAGTTAAACAGAATCTGAGCGCGTTCTTCCCCGCGTCGACCGGCAATCGGTTCAATTACGGGAAGGTCGACCGGGAGTTCTCGGAGTACCCTGACGGCGGGGACGAGAAGGAGGACGTCCTCGAGGGGATGGACCAACTCGACATCGACGCGACGCTCCAGATCTCACACCTCATTCTGGCGATGGGTGGGGTCAGAGCCGACGACCGGCGCGTCGAATCCTTCGTCAAGGGCCACGTCGACTACATGCTCGACCAGGTCCTCGATCCCGACGAGGGGATCTACGGCCTCGCGCCGATGCCGTACCACGACATCGAGGCCTCGATGGACGTCCTCGATCGGGTCGAAGACGAAGAGGCCATCAAGGGCGTCGTCTTCGTCACCGCGGGAGCCTCCCCGCCGCTGGGCAACCGCAAGTACGATCCCATCTACGAGCGCTGCGAGGACCTCGGACTCCCGGTCGTCTACCACACTGGCGGCTCCGGCCTCGACGAGTACGTCCGCGCCGGCTACCAGGACATGATCGAGACGCACACGCTCGGGTTCCTCGAGTCGAACATGTCCCAAATCGTCAGCGTGACCGCCCAGGGGGTCCCGGTGAAGTTCCCGGACCTCGACATCGTCTTCATGGAATCGGGCGTCACCTACCTCCCCGGTCTCATCAGCCGCCTCAACGAGGAGTACCTCAAGCGCTCCGAGGAGGCGCCGCTGCTCGAGAAGAAGCCCGGCGAGTACATCGCGGACTACTACTACGGCACGCAGCCGCTGGAGGTGTCCGCGCGGCCCGACCTGCTCGAACTCTGTTTCGACATGCTCGGGACCGAGAACCTGCTGTACGCCTCGGACTACCCCCACTGGGACTTCGACAGTCCGAGCATCATCACGGATCTGCCCATGATCGACGACGACGACCGGCTTGACATTCTCGGTCGGAACGCCGCGGGGGTGTTCGACCTATGA